CGCACCGGCGGAACGAACGCCGCCCAAGTGGGCCTGGGCGTCCAGGTGTCGGCCATCTCCACCAACTTCTCCCAGGGCTCGGCCCAGGCCACCGGCCGGGCCACGGACATGATGATCTCCGGAGACGGCTTCTTCATCACCTCCAAGGGCGGCCAGCAGTCCTACGCCCGCGCCGGAGCCTTTGACTTTGACTCCCGCGGCCGCTTGGTTTCCCCCGACGGGGCGCTGCTTCAGGGGTGGGTTGCCAACAACGGCGCGGTCAGCACCGGTGGCGCGCTGGGTGATATCCGCATCTCCAAGGACATGGTGGCGCCCCCTAAAGCCAGCACCAATGCCGTTCTTGGCGGCAATCTGCCCGCCGATGCCAAGGACGGCATCATGGTGGTTCGTGATGTGCAGGTCTACGACGCCACGGGTGCAGCACGCCAGCTGTCCATGACCTTCACCAAGACAGCCGCAGGCTGGAATGCTGATGCCGCCGATGACAAGGGCGCCACCACCGCCACCTTGGCGTTGACCTTTGTTGACGGCAAGCTCACCAGCGGCAGCACCCTGGGGCCGGTGGGCGGTGTCACAGTGGACTTGAGCGCGCTGACAGGCAATGCCGGGGACACCACCGCCGCCGTGAAAAGCCAGGACGGCAACGCCGCAGGAACCCTGGAATCCTTCAGCATGGGCACCGACGGAACGTTGACAGGAACCTTCTCCAACGGCGAAAACATGGTGATTGGGCAGGTTGCCCTGGCCAACTTCACCAACCCAGGGGGCCTGGAAAAAATTGGTTCCTCCAGCTACCGGGCAACGGCATCCTCCGGTGCAGCAACCATAGGCATCGGCGGGCGGGGCGGGCTGGGCGAGCTCACCAGCGGATACATAGAAATGTCCAACGTTGACCTGTCCCAGGAATTCACCAACCTGATTGTTGCTCAGCGTGGTTTCCAGGCCAACGCTCGCATCATCACCACCTCCGATGAGGTCCTGCAGGAACTGACGCAGCTCAAACGCTAGCCGGCCCCCACCCCACCACTCCTAACGGATGGGGTGGGGTGGTCGACAGTGAGTGGCAGTACGTGGTTGACACCATGCGAACTGCGAAAAAGGATGCGTCGATGATAGTAGTGACCCGCCTTGACGGCCGGCACTTTGCGGTGAATCCGGACCTGATTGAACGCATCTTCGAGTCCCCTGACACAACCCTCGTCATGGCCGACGGGGCGCGGTTCATTGTCACCGAAGCCATGGTGGAGGTCATTGAAAAGATTGCCCACTTCCGTGCCCGCGTCATCTCCATCGCCTACAACGACGATGACGAGGGCGCCACAACGCGCACGTCACCACGCCTGAGCATCATTCATCCCACCGGGCCAGCCGGTGGCGCAACCACGGGCGGGCACTGACACATGGATCCGGCAACAATTATCGGCCTAGTGATCGCTTTCGGGTCACTGGTGGCAATGATCAATCTCGAAGGGTCAACGGTAAGCAGCGTTATCCTGATCCCGCCGATGCTCCTAGTGTTCGTCGGCACCATCGCCGTGGGCATGGCAGGGTCCACGTTCAAGGATTTCATCTTCTCGTTCAAATCCCTGCCCAGGGCCTTCCTGTCCAAGCCTGCCTCGCCGGGGGGCAGTATTGACACAGTGGTCCAACTGGCCGACAAGGCGCGCCGCCAGGGACTGCTTTCCTTGGAGGAAGACGCGGCCAACACCAAGGACGAGTTCCTGCGCGACGCCCTGCAGAACATTGCCGACGGCACCGACGGCGACGAGCTTCGGGACATGCTCGACGACGCCATTGATACCAAGATTAAATCCGATGGTATCGCCTCCAAGTTCTTTGCGACACTGGGCGGCTATGCCCCCACCGTGGGCATCATCGGAACGGTTGTTTCCCTGACCCATGTGCTGGAGAACCTCTCAGACCCCGCCACGCTGGGCCCCATGATTGCCAGCGCCTTCGTCGCCACCCTGTGGGGCCTGCTCTCAGCAAACTTCATCTGGCTGCCTATCGGTTCGCGACTGGCCCGGCTCTCCGAGCTGGAGGTGGAACGGATGACCTTGGTGATGGAGGGAGTCCTGGCCGTCCAGGCCGGTTCCCAGCCCACACTGCTGCGTGAACGGCTCCTGGCGATGGTGCCCAAACACCACAGGGTACCGCAGAAGAAGTCGAGCAAGAACGTCAATATCGATCCCGACGAGCAGATGAAGTCGGCCGCGTGAGTAGTGGTAGGGGACGGGGCCGAAAACGCCGGGGAGCGCCCGCCCAGTCCCACCCCGATGAACGGTGGATGGCCTCCTATATGGACATGGTCACCGTGCTGATGTGCATGTTCATAGTGCTCTTTGCCATGTCCTCGGTGGACAATGAAAAGTTTGTCCAACTCCGGGACTCCCTGGCCACCGGCTTTGGCCAAGTGGACGTTGGCAAGATCGACACGGCAAAAGGGGTGGTTGTTGCTCCGGTCGACGTCGGCAAGGAAGGCACCATGACGCAGGACTACATGTCCTTGGCGTTGGCCGAGGTAGACAAGCTGAGCGCCCTGCGGGAGGACATGCACACGCGGCTGACAAGCGCCGGGCTGGACGGCAACGTTCAATTCGACATTGACCAGCGCGGGCTGAGCGTGAAACTCATGGGCTCGCAGACGTTCTTCTTCCCTGACAGCCCGACTCTGTCAGAGACCGCGGTAAAGGTCCTCACGACCGTGGCGCCGGTACTGGAAAGCGCCCACCTGGAACTATCCGTTGAGGGGCATGCTGCCAACGCCATCACCAACTATCCTTCGGTGTGGGAGCTCTCCTCCGAACGCGCCGTCGGGGTTCTGCGTTTCTTGGTGGAGCAGTGCCGTATCCCTGCGGGGAGCATCGGGGCCGTGGGCTATGGTTCGGCACGCCAGGTCAACGACGACTCCACGGAGGCGCTGCGGGAACTCAATAGACGGGTGGACATCGTGGTGCTCTCTAGCCAGAGTGAGGGAGTTCGGGAGCTAATTCCTGAAGCGTTGAAAGAAAAAGCTGCGCATCCCTAACGAGGGGGCTCTGGGTGCCGATAGTGCCATGAGTGCCAGCCTTCCAACATAACCCCGCCGCTACTGCAGCCGCGATGGGGCGTGCCGTGGAACTTTATGATTTCTCCCGGCCGGCCACCCTGGTCAGGGAGCACGCCCGCAGGCTCGAAGGGGTGTTCGAAACTTTTGCCCGACAATGGGCAACGCAGCTGACGTCGCGTCTGCGGATCAACTCGACTGTCACCTCAGGCAACGTCACCACGATGACGTACAACGACTATGCCGGTTCCCTCCCCGAAGAGACACTCATGGTGCTCGTTGCGCTGGACGGGCATGAAGCCAGGGGTGTGATGCAGTTCCCCGTGAACGCCGCCCTGTCCTGGGTGTCACGCATGCTCGGAAGCACCGGCACCCAGGCGCCGAGCTTCCGTAAACTGACTGAGATTGAGCAGGCGCTCATCCGACGGCTGGCAGAAGACGCTCTGGAAGACCTGGGGTATTCATTTGGCCCGCTGTTAAGCGCGCGGATGCGGGTGACGGGCATGCATTTCAATTCCCGCACCGCCCAGGCCACGGCCACCGACACGTCGATGGTGGTTGCCCCGTTCACAGTGCGCAGCGGCGCGGAGGAGTGGCAGGCCACAGTGGCACTGCCCGCGCAGCTTGTGCTGTCCCAACTGGTCGAGCAGGATCCTGCCGGTGACACGGGCGCTGCAGCATTGTTGCTGCGAGGCCAAGTGTCCCAAGTGCCGGTTGAGGTGGCGGTGGAGCTGGTAGCCACCCCAGTGACAGCCACAGCGATCTTGCACCTGGCAGTCGGGGA
This region of Arthrobacter alpinus genomic DNA includes:
- a CDS encoding flagellar motor switch protein FliM, with the translated sequence MELYDFSRPATLVREHARRLEGVFETFARQWATQLTSRLRINSTVTSGNVTTMTYNDYAGSLPEETLMVLVALDGHEARGVMQFPVNAALSWVSRMLGSTGTQAPSFRKLTEIEQALIRRLAEDALEDLGYSFGPLLSARMRVTGMHFNSRTAQATATDTSMVVAPFTVRSGAEEWQATVALPAQLVLSQLVEQDPAGDTGAAALLLRGQVSQVPVEVAVELVATPVTATAILHLAVGDVLAIPHPVGKPFSVTLNGKAVARAVGVAHGSRQGAQIVSIEENVS
- a CDS encoding flagellar FlbD family protein, coding for MRTAKKDASMIVVTRLDGRHFAVNPDLIERIFESPDTTLVMADGARFIVTEAMVEVIEKIAHFRARVISIAYNDDDEGATTRTSPRLSIIHPTGPAGGATTGGH
- a CDS encoding flagellar hook protein FlgE, translated to MLRSLYSGISGLRAHQTMLDVTGNNIANVNTAGFKGSSVQFQDTLSQISRPGSPAQERTGGTNAAQVGLGVQVSAISTNFSQGSAQATGRATDMMISGDGFFITSKGGQQSYARAGAFDFDSRGRLVSPDGALLQGWVANNGAVSTGGALGDIRISKDMVAPPKASTNAVLGGNLPADAKDGIMVVRDVQVYDATGAARQLSMTFTKTAAGWNADAADDKGATTATLALTFVDGKLTSGSTLGPVGGVTVDLSALTGNAGDTTAAVKSQDGNAAGTLESFSMGTDGTLTGTFSNGENMVIGQVALANFTNPGGLEKIGSSSYRATASSGAATIGIGGRGGLGELTSGYIEMSNVDLSQEFTNLIVAQRGFQANARIITTSDEVLQELTQLKR
- a CDS encoding motility protein A; its protein translation is MDPATIIGLVIAFGSLVAMINLEGSTVSSVILIPPMLLVFVGTIAVGMAGSTFKDFIFSFKSLPRAFLSKPASPGGSIDTVVQLADKARRQGLLSLEEDAANTKDEFLRDALQNIADGTDGDELRDMLDDAIDTKIKSDGIASKFFATLGGYAPTVGIIGTVVSLTHVLENLSDPATLGPMIASAFVATLWGLLSANFIWLPIGSRLARLSELEVERMTLVMEGVLAVQAGSQPTLLRERLLAMVPKHHRVPQKKSSKNVNIDPDEQMKSAA
- a CDS encoding OmpA/MotB family protein, giving the protein MASYMDMVTVLMCMFIVLFAMSSVDNEKFVQLRDSLATGFGQVDVGKIDTAKGVVVAPVDVGKEGTMTQDYMSLALAEVDKLSALREDMHTRLTSAGLDGNVQFDIDQRGLSVKLMGSQTFFFPDSPTLSETAVKVLTTVAPVLESAHLELSVEGHAANAITNYPSVWELSSERAVGVLRFLVEQCRIPAGSIGAVGYGSARQVNDDSTEALRELNRRVDIVVLSSQSEGVRELIPEALKEKAAHP